One genomic segment of Ipomoea triloba cultivar NCNSP0323 chromosome 9, ASM357664v1 includes these proteins:
- the LOC116030834 gene encoding E3 ubiquitin-protein ligase RNF25 isoform X1, with product MSEEEVLTELEAVEAVYGDDCTILDKCPPNFHLRIKPRTADITSQQFVEAIISIRACPKYPDEPPCISIVDSKGLDEQRQKSLTSWISEKAQELSSCLMLVSLCEEAVERLSSMNHPDGNCPLCLYPLVDEDTGNSSLPFMKLMSCFHCFHCDCIIRWWNWLQDPKETDGANVLGSSGSPSNAEVKQEESKGNCPVCRKVFLARDIEHARHLVGMQSHSNSNGVEANKEDMILQSELEKIRKQKFEAILKIQQEKGGLIEAKQHEVLRPGVYLQRSTEPATGVDEKETSDQQHENLTGNSQIGSSEAPATSTNRNFSRRKPRGNTQRKQVRQWVKKEDTSQS from the exons ATGTCGGAAGAGGAAGTGCTGACTGAACTAGAAGCAGTAGAAGCTGTCTATGGAGACGATTGTACCATTCTCGACAAGTGCCCTCCGAATTTTCATCTTCGCATCAAACCTCGAACCGCCGATATCACCTCTCAACAG TTTGTGGAAGCAATCATAAGCATCCGGGCATGTCCTAAG TATCCTGATGAGCCACCTTGTATAAGTATTGTTGATTCAAAGGGTCTTGATGAGCAAAGACAAAAGAGTCTGACAAGTTGGATATCTGAAAAGGCACAAGAACTGTCCTCATGTCTAATGCTTGTATCACTATGTGAG GAAGCAGTGGAAAGGCTATCCAGCATGAATCACCCTGATGGAAATTGTCCGTTATGTTTGTATCCATTGGTTGATGAAGACACTGGAAATAGTTCTTTGCCATTTATGAAGTTGATGTCTTGTTTTCACTGCTTTCATTG TGACTGCATTATTAGATGGTGGAATTGGCTCCAAGATCCCAAAGAAACAGATGGTGCTAACGTTTTGGGTTCCTCTGGATCCCCTAGCAATGCAGAGGTTAAGCAAG AAGAAAGTAAGGGCAATTGCCCAGTGTGTCGGAAGGTTTTCCTTGCCAGGGATATAGAACATGCGCGTCACTTGGTGGGGATGCAATCACATTCA AATTCCAATGGAGTTGAAGCCAACAAAGAAGATATGATTCTTCAGTCTGAGTTGGAGAAAATCAGAAAACAGAAATTTGAGGCTATATTGAAAATCCAGCAAGAGAAGGGTGGTTTAATTGAAGCAAAACAGCATGAAGTGCTACGACCGGGTGTCTATCTTCAGCGATCAACAGAACCGGCCACGGGGGTGGATGAGAAAGAAACAAGTGATCAACAACACGAGAATCTGACAGGAAATTCTCAAATTGGTTCATCAGAAGCACCTGCTACCAGCACAAACCGGAATTTCAGTAGGAGAAAGCCCAGGGGAAATACTCAAAGAAAACAAGTTAGACAGTGGGTAAAGAAAGAAGACACTAGCCAAAGTTAG
- the LOC116030834 gene encoding E3 ubiquitin-protein ligase RNF25 isoform X2, translating to MSEEEVLTELEAVEAVYGDDCTILDKCPPNFHLRIKPRTADITSQQFVEAIISIRACPKYPDEPPCISIVDSKGLDEQRQKSLTSWISEKAQELSSCLMLVSLCEEAVERLSSMNHPDGNCPLCLYPLVDEDTGNSSLPFMKLMSCFHCFHCDCIIRWWNWLQDPKETDGANVLGSSGSPSNAEVKQESKGNCPVCRKVFLARDIEHARHLVGMQSHSNSNGVEANKEDMILQSELEKIRKQKFEAILKIQQEKGGLIEAKQHEVLRPGVYLQRSTEPATGVDEKETSDQQHENLTGNSQIGSSEAPATSTNRNFSRRKPRGNTQRKQVRQWVKKEDTSQS from the exons ATGTCGGAAGAGGAAGTGCTGACTGAACTAGAAGCAGTAGAAGCTGTCTATGGAGACGATTGTACCATTCTCGACAAGTGCCCTCCGAATTTTCATCTTCGCATCAAACCTCGAACCGCCGATATCACCTCTCAACAG TTTGTGGAAGCAATCATAAGCATCCGGGCATGTCCTAAG TATCCTGATGAGCCACCTTGTATAAGTATTGTTGATTCAAAGGGTCTTGATGAGCAAAGACAAAAGAGTCTGACAAGTTGGATATCTGAAAAGGCACAAGAACTGTCCTCATGTCTAATGCTTGTATCACTATGTGAG GAAGCAGTGGAAAGGCTATCCAGCATGAATCACCCTGATGGAAATTGTCCGTTATGTTTGTATCCATTGGTTGATGAAGACACTGGAAATAGTTCTTTGCCATTTATGAAGTTGATGTCTTGTTTTCACTGCTTTCATTG TGACTGCATTATTAGATGGTGGAATTGGCTCCAAGATCCCAAAGAAACAGATGGTGCTAACGTTTTGGGTTCCTCTGGATCCCCTAGCAATGCAGAGGTTAAGCAAG AAAGTAAGGGCAATTGCCCAGTGTGTCGGAAGGTTTTCCTTGCCAGGGATATAGAACATGCGCGTCACTTGGTGGGGATGCAATCACATTCA AATTCCAATGGAGTTGAAGCCAACAAAGAAGATATGATTCTTCAGTCTGAGTTGGAGAAAATCAGAAAACAGAAATTTGAGGCTATATTGAAAATCCAGCAAGAGAAGGGTGGTTTAATTGAAGCAAAACAGCATGAAGTGCTACGACCGGGTGTCTATCTTCAGCGATCAACAGAACCGGCCACGGGGGTGGATGAGAAAGAAACAAGTGATCAACAACACGAGAATCTGACAGGAAATTCTCAAATTGGTTCATCAGAAGCACCTGCTACCAGCACAAACCGGAATTTCAGTAGGAGAAAGCCCAGGGGAAATACTCAAAGAAAACAAGTTAGACAGTGGGTAAAGAAAGAAGACACTAGCCAAAGTTAG
- the LOC116030834 gene encoding E3 ubiquitin-protein ligase RNF25 isoform X3 produces the protein METIVPFSTSALRIFIFASNLEPPISPLNRCFLLLQFVEAIISIRACPKYPDEPPCISIVDSKGLDEQRQKSLTSWISEKAQELSSCLMLVSLCEEAVERLSSMNHPDGNCPLCLYPLVDEDTGNSSLPFMKLMSCFHCFHCDCIIRWWNWLQDPKETDGANVLGSSGSPSNAEVKQEESKGNCPVCRKVFLARDIEHARHLVGMQSHSNSNGVEANKEDMILQSELEKIRKQKFEAILKIQQEKGGLIEAKQHEVLRPGVYLQRSTEPATGVDEKETSDQQHENLTGNSQIGSSEAPATSTNRNFSRRKPRGNTQRKQVRQWVKKEDTSQS, from the exons ATGGAGACGATTGTACCATTCTCGACAAGTGCCCTCCGAATTTTCATCTTCGCATCAAACCTCGAACCGCCGATATCACCTCTCAACAG GTGTTTCCTTCTTTTGCAGTTTGTGGAAGCAATCATAAGCATCCGGGCATGTCCTAAG TATCCTGATGAGCCACCTTGTATAAGTATTGTTGATTCAAAGGGTCTTGATGAGCAAAGACAAAAGAGTCTGACAAGTTGGATATCTGAAAAGGCACAAGAACTGTCCTCATGTCTAATGCTTGTATCACTATGTGAG GAAGCAGTGGAAAGGCTATCCAGCATGAATCACCCTGATGGAAATTGTCCGTTATGTTTGTATCCATTGGTTGATGAAGACACTGGAAATAGTTCTTTGCCATTTATGAAGTTGATGTCTTGTTTTCACTGCTTTCATTG TGACTGCATTATTAGATGGTGGAATTGGCTCCAAGATCCCAAAGAAACAGATGGTGCTAACGTTTTGGGTTCCTCTGGATCCCCTAGCAATGCAGAGGTTAAGCAAG AAGAAAGTAAGGGCAATTGCCCAGTGTGTCGGAAGGTTTTCCTTGCCAGGGATATAGAACATGCGCGTCACTTGGTGGGGATGCAATCACATTCA AATTCCAATGGAGTTGAAGCCAACAAAGAAGATATGATTCTTCAGTCTGAGTTGGAGAAAATCAGAAAACAGAAATTTGAGGCTATATTGAAAATCCAGCAAGAGAAGGGTGGTTTAATTGAAGCAAAACAGCATGAAGTGCTACGACCGGGTGTCTATCTTCAGCGATCAACAGAACCGGCCACGGGGGTGGATGAGAAAGAAACAAGTGATCAACAACACGAGAATCTGACAGGAAATTCTCAAATTGGTTCATCAGAAGCACCTGCTACCAGCACAAACCGGAATTTCAGTAGGAGAAAGCCCAGGGGAAATACTCAAAGAAAACAAGTTAGACAGTGGGTAAAGAAAGAAGACACTAGCCAAAGTTAG
- the LOC116029806 gene encoding uncharacterized protein LOC116029806, protein MSSCEGCDAEKYSSPMPWIGRYIEAASLLCILAMLLDTLHGFRRRKFWFPCRFFKLNVVSLTLLAVAVKLPMDLNNPMPGGADQLAKLSSNAFMSTSMVNFMPSLGLMGEKEIAMNMAALGILVITLVVNVCVELGTGVIYSAKVENILVLVFMMFLFVILSFSALAVPKMKQDLEMQFFETKRMMEKAEWDDVEKSGLSKLEEDLKKYWVMAETGNPQFVMARSVTCSAVCAICCVNFAILLEGVIRNNFFYVHIKPGSDYRRSTICISRIQSIGVALGTIASLIRWLATAKLSNDRRRCKSKIKVEKYWIEGLMEWKRSSVALQFKNPRIRKLVHRTKSLFVNICIGVQICIIAIGKLAKYISVILLNLPSLCSCSGSENKGGLRSEAKYVDDDLSKYVLHLEGEDELPQIMANESSAMREVIETGRKLQPRILMELLLQGSKDTDGLTMLERNCILDPHSRDDDLPSSWKMLLVTLTSIAVANPRIDQEMVEHLLCGVSQGLKYVNLIEEVLGAKEDLKRIRTAADEVWLHVFLFHRWLDNDLRKMAVDGQTSKEIVQNLAASANEYILKMKTNGNLKNGYQKWPAKLIAATAMNHICRTILLDIETKNEQTNDEEFFRNISVSIADVLAVCLANIPRVILMKCFSVPIEKREASVLQAALLFGETERILRFLQQHEFPSIAPEKIVHIEEWCRSIKQKHNLSVPTSTQDDLQIVTQ, encoded by the coding sequence ATGTCTTCTTGTGAGGGCTGTGATGCAGAGAAATATAGTTCACCTATGCCATGGATTGGCAGATATATTGAAGCAGCATCTTTACTATGCATCCTTGCTATGCTGCTAGACACCCTGCATGGTTTTCGTCGCAGAAAATTCTGGTTTCCATGCAGATTTTTCAAACTAAATGTGGTTTCTTTAACGCTATTAGCAGTTGCCGTGAAGCTACCAATGGATCTGAACAACCCCATGCCAGGGGGGGCTGATCAGCTTGCAAAGTTGAGTAGCAATGCCTTCATGTCTACATCAATGGTGAATTTCATGCCCTCGTTGGGGCTTATGGGTGAGAAGGAGATCGCGATGAACATGGCAGCATTGGGGATTCTTGTGATCACTCTTGTTGTTAATGTTTGTGTCGAGTTGGGAACTGGAGTTATCTATTCTGCTAAGGTGGAGAACATTCTGGTTTTGGTTTTCATGATGTTTCTATTTGTGATCTTAAGCTTCTCAGCATTGGCAGTTCCTAAAATGAAACAAGACCTGGAAATGCAGTTCTTTGAGACGAAAAGAATGATGGAAAAGGCAGAATGGGATGATGTTGAGAAGTCTGGACTTTCTAAGCTggaagaagatttgaagaaGTATTGGGTGATGGCAGAGACCGGAAACCCCCAGTTCGTGATGGCTCGCTCTGTGACGTGCTCTGCTGTTTGTGCTATTTGTTGTGTGAATTTTGCGATACTATTGGAAGGGGTAATCCGCAATAACTTCTTTTATGTTCATATCAAGCCTGGCTCGGATTATAGGAGATCAACCATTTGCATTTCACGAATTCAGTCCATTGGTGTGGCGTTAGGCACAATCGCTTCACTGATCAGATGGCTAGCCACTGCAAAGTTGAGCAATGATAGAAGAAGATGCAAATCCAAGATCAAAGTCGAGAAATATTGGATCGAAGGACTGATGGAATGGAAGAGAAGCTCGGTGGCGTTGCAGTTCAAGAACCCTAGAATCAGAAAATTAGTCCACAGAACAAAGAGTCTGTTTGTGAATATCTGCATAGGTGTTCAGATTTGTATCATTGCAATTGGAAAATTAGCAAAGTACATCTCTGTTATTCTCTTGAACCTGCCCTCATTGTGCTCTTGTAGTGGCTCTGAAAATAAAGGAGGATTAAGATCAGAAGCAAAATATGTAGATGATGATCTTAGCAAGTATGTTTTACACCTCGAAGGTGAAGACGAACTTCCTCAGATAATGGCGAACGAGAGCAGTGCAATGCGCGAGGTGATCGAGACAGGCAGAAAGTTGCAGCCAAGAATTCTTATGGAGCTACTTTTACAAGGATCGAAAGATACTGACGGACTTACAATGCTCGAGAGGAATTGCATTCTAGATCCACATTCCCGCGATGATGACTTGCCTAGTTCTTGGAAAATGCTACTTGTAACCTTGACTAGTATCGCAGTTGCAAATCCAAGAATCGACCAAGAAATGGTGGAACATTTGCTGTGCGGTGTTAGTCAAGGGCTGAAGTATGTTAACCTCATAGAAGAAGTATTAGGAGCAAAAGAAGATCTGAAGAGGATTAGAACTGCAGCAGATGAAGTCTGGTTACATGTTTTCCTTTTTCACAGGTGGTTAGATAACGACCTGCGTAAAATGGCTGTTGATGGGCAAACATCAAAAGAGATTGTCCAAAACCTTGCAGCCTCAGCTAATGAGTACATTCTGAAAATGAAGACAAATGGAAATCTGAAAAATGGGTATCAGAAATGGCCAGCCAAGCTAATAGCAGCAACTGCTATGAATCATATCTGCAGAACCATATTGTTGGATATTGAAACCAAGAATGAGCAGACAAATGATGAAGAATTCTTCAGGAACATATCTGTTAGCATTGCAGATGTATTAGCAGTCTGTTTAGCTAACATTCCACGCGTTATTCTCATGAAATGCTTTTCGGTTCCTATAGAGAAGAGGGAGGCTAGTGTCCTGCAGGCTGCTCTTCTATTTGGTGAGACAGAAAGAATTCTTAGATTTCTTCAACAGCATGAGTTTCCCAGCATAGCTCCTGAGAAGATAGTTCATATTGAAGAGTGGTGCAGATCAATCAAGCAGAAGCATAATCTTTCAGTTCCCACTTCAACCCAAGATGATCTTCAAATAGTTACCCAGTAG
- the LOC116029500 gene encoding uncharacterized protein LOC116029500 isoform X2 — MVSFRILENLLIKNNWIKDDSSLSAGPKISFDPSESCEDVLGKILQELSASNMKMPGPQVLKWDIQSFVTYKRSTLPQYALLKMKDMIVKGTDPRLATLKERSGLSTMNQSGNVTSVDGIAVKGTKEMREDSNFKCLAQNVNSVASTQENNNREETLPDRDLVLAKKRKSIAADHQGREIPGGGSISENGCDPCTVTKKCKQSVVFNKDREHIIEYIGREGCSLENESQAGALEESGSPLRQINGNQQQHDCSISEMPQGTNAGRGVKNICIDAAGEVNGHAELRNSNDAKHPLVQQVSHADETERNFQHNLSNGGPINESRDSIDCFHGPDPCNDNNEYHEERVEIASKKTAFLSCQCRYSQDSFATTDLRELCMKCNRGGQLLVCSSETCPLVVHDSCLGSIPNFEKDGKFYCPFCAYSRAISEQMKFKKKASLARKDLAAFLRFSIEPLKNVSTRSSRSNTSQSRQDEELCEKGEANSSRNSLRDNSSPECRANTEDKQQERPSVSPAEGRPPSNDKRISSTSTVPVIFAKDLQENQAEQDTLSPRGGYQQTNETLAITIYRKPVFPFGDPEVSNLDEPCTEVDVEKATVPQPVTSLHHQPELSSSTEVEESSDEENEKYVASKYFIRFNRPEKQCSHPVFPQWKRKRVPWTEEEEEALKEGVAKCKSIGQRNIAWREILEFGGDRFWKGRTPMDLKDKWRNICKGSPNKR, encoded by the exons ATGGTCTCCTTTAGGATTTTGGAAAACTTACTCATCAAAAACAATTGGATCAAGGACGATTCATCCTTGTCAGCAGGTCCTAAAATAAGTTTTGATCCATCAGAGAGTTGTGAAGATGTACTTGGGAAAATATTGCAAGAG TTATCTGCATCAAATATGAAAATGCCTGGACCACAGGTTCTGAAGTGGGATATTCAATCATTTGTTACCTATAAGAGATCTACCTTGCCACAATATGCTTTGCTAAAA ATGAAGGATATGATTGTTAAGGGCACTGATCCTCGTCTTGCAACCTTGAAGGAAAGAAGTGGTTTGTCAACTATGAATCAATCTGGAAATGTTACTTCTGTAGATGGAATTGCTGTTAAAGGCACTAAAGAGATGCGTGAAGACAGTAATTTCAAATGTCTTGCACAAAATGTAAACTCGGTAGCTTCTACCCAGGAAAATAACAACCGGGAAGAAACTTTACCTGATAGGGACCTGGTGCTTGCCAAGAAGAGAAAGAGTATTGCTGCTGATCATCAAGGAAGAGAGATCCCTGGAGGGGGAAGCATTTCAGAGAATGGTTGTGATCCTTGTACGGTCACCAAAAAGTGCAAACAGAGTGTTGTTTTTAATAAAGATCGTGAACATATTATTGAATACATTGGAAGAGAAGGGTGCAGTTTGGAAAATGAATCCCAGGCTGGAGCCTTGGAAGAAAGTGGATCCCCTCTAAGACAGATCAATGGTAATCAACAGCAGCATGATTGTAGCATCAGTGAAATGCCTCAGGGAACAAATGCAGGGCGAGGggtaaaaaatatttgtattgaTGCAGCCGGAGAAGTGAATGGTCATGCTGAATTAAGAAATTCAAATGATGCAAAACATCCTTTAGTTCAACAGGTTTCTCATGCCGATGAAACTGAACGAAATTTTCAGCATAATTTGTCAAATGGTGGACCCATTAATGAAAGTAGAGATAGCATTGACTGTTTTCATGGACCTGATCCATGTAATGACAACAATGAGTATCATGAAGAGAGAGTTGAAATTGCATCAAAGAAAACTGCATTCTTGAGCTGTCAATGCAGGTATAGTCAAGATTCATTTGCAACTACTGATTTGAGGGAGCTTTGCATGAAGTGTAATAGAGGTGGTCAATTGTTGGTTTGTAGTTCTGAAACCTGCCCATTAGTGGTCCATGATAGCTGTTTGGGTTCTATTCCCAATTTTGAGAAGGATGGAAAGTTCTACTGCCCTTTTTGTGCATATTCTCGAGCAATTTCAGAGCAGATGAAATTTAAGAAAAAGGCATCACTTGCTAGGAAAGATCTCGCAGCCTTTCTTCGCTTCAGCATTGAACCACTGAAAAATGTCTCCACAAGATCTAGTAGATCAAACACAAGCCAATCAAGGCAAGATGAAGAATTATGTGAAAAAGGTGAAGCTAACAGCAGCAGGAATTCTTTAAGAGATAACAGTTCACCAGAATGTAGGGCTAATACAGAAGATAAACAACAAGAAAGGCCATCAGTATCACCTGCTGAGGGTAGGCCCCCTTCAAATGATAAAAGGATTTCATCAACCAGTACAGTGCCAGTTATTTTCGCAAAAGATCTACAAGAAAACCAGGCTGAGCAAGACACCCTTTCTCCAAGAGGGGGTTATCAACAAACTAATGAGACACTTGCTATTACGATATACCGCAAGCCTGTTTTTCCTTTTGGAGATCCAGAGGTTAGCAACCTGGATGAGCCTTGTACTGAAGTTGACGTAGAAAAGGCAACTGTGCCTCAACCAGTGACTAGTTTGCATCATCAACCTGAATTGTCCTCAAGTACTGAAGTGGAAGAAAGCTCTGATGAAGAGAATGAGAAATATGTTGCTTCCAAGTATTTCATTAGGTTCAACAGACCAGAGAAGCAATG TTCCCATCCAGTCTTCCCCCAATGGAAACGAAAGAGGGTTCCTTGGacagaagaagaggaggaagcaCTGAAG GAGGGAGTGGCAAAATGTAAAAGCATCGGCCAAAGAAATATAGCATGGAGGGAGATTTTGGAATTTGGAGGTGATCGTTTCTGGAAAGGCCGGACTCCTATGGACCTCAAAGATAAATGGAGGAATATTTGCAAAGGAAGCCCCAATAAAAGATGA
- the LOC116029500 gene encoding uncharacterized protein LOC116029500 isoform X1 — protein MANGLTCTSSFPWIWVVEALASSNQVDASLLIDLVKRIPKISDDLGRSAREMVSFRILENLLIKNNWIKDDSSLSAGPKISFDPSESCEDVLGKILQELSASNMKMPGPQVLKWDIQSFVTYKRSTLPQYALLKMKDMIVKGTDPRLATLKERSGLSTMNQSGNVTSVDGIAVKGTKEMREDSNFKCLAQNVNSVASTQENNNREETLPDRDLVLAKKRKSIAADHQGREIPGGGSISENGCDPCTVTKKCKQSVVFNKDREHIIEYIGREGCSLENESQAGALEESGSPLRQINGNQQQHDCSISEMPQGTNAGRGVKNICIDAAGEVNGHAELRNSNDAKHPLVQQVSHADETERNFQHNLSNGGPINESRDSIDCFHGPDPCNDNNEYHEERVEIASKKTAFLSCQCRYSQDSFATTDLRELCMKCNRGGQLLVCSSETCPLVVHDSCLGSIPNFEKDGKFYCPFCAYSRAISEQMKFKKKASLARKDLAAFLRFSIEPLKNVSTRSSRSNTSQSRQDEELCEKGEANSSRNSLRDNSSPECRANTEDKQQERPSVSPAEGRPPSNDKRISSTSTVPVIFAKDLQENQAEQDTLSPRGGYQQTNETLAITIYRKPVFPFGDPEVSNLDEPCTEVDVEKATVPQPVTSLHHQPELSSSTEVEESSDEENEKYVASKYFIRFNRPEKQCSHPVFPQWKRKRVPWTEEEEEALKEGVAKCKSIGQRNIAWREILEFGGDRFWKGRTPMDLKDKWRNICKGSPNKR, from the exons ATGGCTAATGGACTTACCTGTACATCGTCCTTTCCATGGATCTGGGTTGTGGAAGCACTTGCAAGCTCCAATCAAGTAGATGCATCTCTTCTAATTG ATTTGGTTAAGAGGATTCCAAAAATTTCTGATGATCTTGGAAGAAGTGCAAGGGAGATGGTCTCCTTTAGGATTTTGGAAAACTTACTCATCAAAAACAATTGGATCAAGGACGATTCATCCTTGTCAGCAGGTCCTAAAATAAGTTTTGATCCATCAGAGAGTTGTGAAGATGTACTTGGGAAAATATTGCAAGAG TTATCTGCATCAAATATGAAAATGCCTGGACCACAGGTTCTGAAGTGGGATATTCAATCATTTGTTACCTATAAGAGATCTACCTTGCCACAATATGCTTTGCTAAAA ATGAAGGATATGATTGTTAAGGGCACTGATCCTCGTCTTGCAACCTTGAAGGAAAGAAGTGGTTTGTCAACTATGAATCAATCTGGAAATGTTACTTCTGTAGATGGAATTGCTGTTAAAGGCACTAAAGAGATGCGTGAAGACAGTAATTTCAAATGTCTTGCACAAAATGTAAACTCGGTAGCTTCTACCCAGGAAAATAACAACCGGGAAGAAACTTTACCTGATAGGGACCTGGTGCTTGCCAAGAAGAGAAAGAGTATTGCTGCTGATCATCAAGGAAGAGAGATCCCTGGAGGGGGAAGCATTTCAGAGAATGGTTGTGATCCTTGTACGGTCACCAAAAAGTGCAAACAGAGTGTTGTTTTTAATAAAGATCGTGAACATATTATTGAATACATTGGAAGAGAAGGGTGCAGTTTGGAAAATGAATCCCAGGCTGGAGCCTTGGAAGAAAGTGGATCCCCTCTAAGACAGATCAATGGTAATCAACAGCAGCATGATTGTAGCATCAGTGAAATGCCTCAGGGAACAAATGCAGGGCGAGGggtaaaaaatatttgtattgaTGCAGCCGGAGAAGTGAATGGTCATGCTGAATTAAGAAATTCAAATGATGCAAAACATCCTTTAGTTCAACAGGTTTCTCATGCCGATGAAACTGAACGAAATTTTCAGCATAATTTGTCAAATGGTGGACCCATTAATGAAAGTAGAGATAGCATTGACTGTTTTCATGGACCTGATCCATGTAATGACAACAATGAGTATCATGAAGAGAGAGTTGAAATTGCATCAAAGAAAACTGCATTCTTGAGCTGTCAATGCAGGTATAGTCAAGATTCATTTGCAACTACTGATTTGAGGGAGCTTTGCATGAAGTGTAATAGAGGTGGTCAATTGTTGGTTTGTAGTTCTGAAACCTGCCCATTAGTGGTCCATGATAGCTGTTTGGGTTCTATTCCCAATTTTGAGAAGGATGGAAAGTTCTACTGCCCTTTTTGTGCATATTCTCGAGCAATTTCAGAGCAGATGAAATTTAAGAAAAAGGCATCACTTGCTAGGAAAGATCTCGCAGCCTTTCTTCGCTTCAGCATTGAACCACTGAAAAATGTCTCCACAAGATCTAGTAGATCAAACACAAGCCAATCAAGGCAAGATGAAGAATTATGTGAAAAAGGTGAAGCTAACAGCAGCAGGAATTCTTTAAGAGATAACAGTTCACCAGAATGTAGGGCTAATACAGAAGATAAACAACAAGAAAGGCCATCAGTATCACCTGCTGAGGGTAGGCCCCCTTCAAATGATAAAAGGATTTCATCAACCAGTACAGTGCCAGTTATTTTCGCAAAAGATCTACAAGAAAACCAGGCTGAGCAAGACACCCTTTCTCCAAGAGGGGGTTATCAACAAACTAATGAGACACTTGCTATTACGATATACCGCAAGCCTGTTTTTCCTTTTGGAGATCCAGAGGTTAGCAACCTGGATGAGCCTTGTACTGAAGTTGACGTAGAAAAGGCAACTGTGCCTCAACCAGTGACTAGTTTGCATCATCAACCTGAATTGTCCTCAAGTACTGAAGTGGAAGAAAGCTCTGATGAAGAGAATGAGAAATATGTTGCTTCCAAGTATTTCATTAGGTTCAACAGACCAGAGAAGCAATG TTCCCATCCAGTCTTCCCCCAATGGAAACGAAAGAGGGTTCCTTGGacagaagaagaggaggaagcaCTGAAG GAGGGAGTGGCAAAATGTAAAAGCATCGGCCAAAGAAATATAGCATGGAGGGAGATTTTGGAATTTGGAGGTGATCGTTTCTGGAAAGGCCGGACTCCTATGGACCTCAAAGATAAATGGAGGAATATTTGCAAAGGAAGCCCCAATAAAAGATGA